A window of Mangifera indica cultivar Alphonso chromosome 13, CATAS_Mindica_2.1, whole genome shotgun sequence contains these coding sequences:
- the LOC123195144 gene encoding protein TOPLESS-like isoform X3: MPSLTQELVFLILQFFDEEGYKESACMLARESGYYFDLKFFEDLVLDGKWEEVERYLSSFTKVDDNRYSTKIFFEVRKQNFLEALDSHNHPKALNILMKDLKVFAPENEALFKEMTQLLTLDDIREHQSLSMYGDAKSARKIMMLELQRVIEANPLLRDKLKFPSIKSHRLRRLINQSLNWQHIHCTNPQPDPNISTLFENHVCQPQDSHLFSQPIETNSLPSQAPALPASASPVNWNPSPSSVNYSAVSNGPFSLVSPVNPDPTKDDLEDSEIVSEKKPSGFMDRVKSPVNSPGSSHSSLFNIPVDLPNTVVQTLNEGSSPVCMDFHPVEHTLLLVGTNIGDIGLWDVNSREKLLSRNFKVWHIGACSMLFKTALVKDPFVSVNCVTWSSDGVLFGVAYSKHMLQLYSYHGGINIQQKLEIDAHIGGVNDLAFSKPDGKKLLVITCGDDKTIKVWDVVNGANMYTFEGHDTPVYSICPHTKERISFIFSTSVDGKIKAWLYDNLGARINYDAPGLGCTTMAYSANDQRLFSCGTTKDGQSFLVEWDESEGSIKRTYQGLRNDSLSVVRFDTAKDRYLAAGDDHVIKIWDMDKVELLTTIDADGGLPANPRIRFNKQGSFLACIANENRIKILATDSGHQLMHTADFSLVGSGDLSDTLRKLAINPISPVASAGVTDAGVPIIEVQKNLKNVKLEISGESSHQTKIWKPLITRPSQFQSLQLPSHVKENMISKLIYTNAGNAILALASNATHLFWKWPKTDLHLSGKATCKVVPQLWQPRNCSRFMVNDATGSNPQEVVSCFALSKNDSYLISASGGIISLFNMLTFKTMMTIMPPSPAATCLAFFPQDNNIVAIGMDDFSILIYNVRFSEVKSKLEGHHKRISGLAFSNALDIMVSSGADGQIIVWNVDGWEKQKCRFLQFPAPVALTDTYVQFHQDQINFLAFNKSHLAIYEAKKLECLKQWVAVGSSCISQATFSCDSQMVYASFVDGTVSIFDASNLGLHCRILPSAYLPPTTSIEVYPHAIAANPEKPTQFAVGLTDGGVHVFEPQEPGDNWAVVPLPPDENEPSKVD, translated from the exons ATGCCTTCTCTTACCCAAGagcttgtttttttaattttacagttCTTTGACGAGGAAGGTTATAAAGAAAGTGCTTGCAT GCTTGCACGTGAAAGTGGATATTACTTTGACTTGAAGTTTTTTGAGGACCTCGTACTTGATGGGAAATGGGAAGAGGTTGAGAGGTATCTTTCTAGTTTTACAAAGGTTGATGACAATAGGTACTCAACCAAGATCTTTTTTGAGGTCAGGAAGCAGAATTTCCTTGAGGCATTGGACAg TCATAATCATCCAAAGGCATTAAATATTcttatgaaggatttaaaagtTTTTGCTCCTGAGAATGAAGCGCTGTTCAAAGAAATGACTCAGCTCTTGACATTAGATGATATAAG AGAACATCAGTCTCTCTCAATGTATGGAGATGCGAAGTCTGCAAGGAAAATTATGATGTTGGAACTACAGAGGGTAATTGAGGCGAATCCTCTTCTGCGTGACAAATTGAAATTTCCTAGCATCAAAAGTCATAGGCTACGACGTCTCATCAACCAAAG CCTAAATTGGCAGCATATACATTGTACAAATCCTCAGCCAGATCCTAACATAAGCACCCTTTTTGAGAATCATGTTTGTCAACCGCAAGACTCTCATTTGTTTTCCCAGCCAATTGAAACAAATTCTCTG CCTTCTCAAGCACCAGCATTGCCAGCTTCAGCTTCCCCAGTTAATTGGAATCCTAGTCCGTCGTCAGTAAATTATTCTGCAGTTTCTAATGGGCCATTCTCTCTTGTTAGTCCAGTAAATCCAG ACCCAACTAAGGATGACTTGGAGGATTCTGAGATTGTCTCTGAGAAAAAACCCTCTGGGTTCATGGACAGG GTAAAATCACCTGTCAACTCTCCTGGTTCAAGTCACAGCAGCCTTTTCAACATTCCCGTTGATTTGCCCAACACAGTTGTGCAAACATTAAATGAGGGGTCATCTCCTGTGTGCATGGATTTTCATCCTGTTGAGCATACTTTACTTCTAG TTGGAACCAATATAGGGGACATAGGACTGTGGGATGTTAATTCTCGAGAAAAGTTGCTGTCAAGAAATTTTAAGGTTTGGCATATTGGAGCATGCTCAATGTTATTCAAG ACGGCTCTAGTTAAAGATCCATTTGTGTCTGTTAATTGTGTTACTTGGAGCTCTGATGGGGTTTTGTTTG GGGTTGCATATTCAAAACATATGCTCCAGTTATATTCCTACCATGGTGGCATTAACATTCAGCAGAAATTGGAG ATTGATGCACACATTGGAGGTGTAAATGACCTAGCATTCTCCAAACCTGATGGAAAAAAACTTTTGGTCATAACGTGTGGGGATGACAAGACaattaag GTGTGGGATGTGGTGAATGGAGCCAACATGTATACCTTTGAAGGCCATGATACTCCTGTTTATTCTATTTGCCCTCATACCAAAGAACGTATTTCA TTTATATTCTCAACATCAGTGGATGGCAAGATAAAAGCATGGTTATATGACAATTTAGGAGCTAGAATTAATTATGATGCTCCTGGTCTTGGATGCACCACAATGGCTTATAGTGCTAATGATCAAAG GCTTTTTTCTTGTGGAACTACTAAGGATGGACAATCATTCCTTGTTGAATGGGATGAAAGTGAAGGTTCTATAAAAAGAACATATCAAGGGCTCCGAAATGACTCTTTGTCTGTAGTGCGGTTTGATACGGCCAAGGACCGATATTTGGCTGCTGGAGATGATCATGTGATCAAAATATGGGATATGGACAAGGTTGAGCTCTTAACAACCATTGATGCAGATGGAGGATTACCT GCAAACCCACGCATTCGATTCAACAAGCAAGGATCATTTTTGGCTTGTATTGCAAATGAAAACAGAATAAAGATCTTGGCAACTGATAGCGGCCATCAGTTGATGCATACAGCTGACTTTAGTTTGGTTGGTTCTGGTGATTTATCTGATACTTTGAGGAAG CTAGCAATTAATCCTATTTCACCTGTGGCTAGTGCTGGTGTCACAGATGCTGGTGTTccaatt ATTGAGGTCCAAAAGAACTTGAAGAATGTGAAACTTGAAATTTCGGGAGAATCCAGCCATCAAACTAAGATTTGGAAGCCCTTAATTACTAGACCTTCTCAGTTCCAGTCACTGCAGCTCCCTTCTCATGTGAAAGAGAACATG ATATCAAAGCTGATCTACACCAATGCAGGTAATGCCATTTTGGCATTAGCATCAAATGCCACTCATCTATTTTGGAAATGGCCAAAGACTGACCTGCACTTAAGCGGCAAG GCCACTTGCAAGGTTGTTCCTCAATTATGGCAACCAAGGAACTGTTCACGATTTATGGTTAATGACGCTACAGGAAGCAATCCTCAAGAGGTTGTGTCCTGTTTTGCTTTGTCCAAGAATGATTCATATCTCATATCAGCGTCAGGAggaataatttccctttttaacaTGCTGACATTTAAG ACAATGATGACTATTATGCCTCCATCACCTGCAGCAACATGTCTGGCTTTTTTCCCTCAAGATAACAATATAGTTGCTATTGGCATGGATGATTTCTCAATTTTGATATACAATGTCCGTTTCAGTGAG GTTAAAAGCAAGCTTGAGGGGCACCATAAAAGAATCAGTGGCCTTGCCTTCTCTAATGCTCTGGATATAATGGTTTCTTCTGGAGCAGATGGTCAG ATTATTGTGTGGAATGTTGATGGTTGGGAAAAGCAGAAATGCAGATTCTTGCAGTTTCCTGCTCCAGTAGCATTGACGGACACTTATGTCCAGTTTCATCAGGACCAGATAAACTTCCTTGCTTTTAATAAGTCTCATCTGGCAATATATGAAGCCAAGAAATTGGAATGTCTGAAGCAG TGGGTAGCAGTAGGTTCATCATGTATTTCCCAAGCAACATTCTCATGTG aTAGCCAGATGGTATATGCAAGCTTTGTGGATGGAACTGTGTCCATATTTGATGCTTCGAATCTTGGATTACATTGTCGCATTTTACCCTCTGCTTACCTTCCTCCCACTACCAG TATTGAAGTGTACCCACATGCTATAGCTGCAAATCCAGAGAAACCAACTCAGTTTGCAGTGGGACTAACAGATGGTGGAGTTCATGTGTTTGAACCTCAGGAACCTGGTGATAATTGGGCTGTGGTGCCACTGCCACCAGATGAAAATGAGCCATCAAAAGTTGATTGA
- the LOC123195144 gene encoding protein TOPLESS-like isoform X1, which translates to MLKILGLMFRFSLEDMNLKPADDAYGFGGEKTAKQMPSLTQELVFLILQFFDEEGYKESACMLARESGYYFDLKFFEDLVLDGKWEEVERYLSSFTKVDDNRYSTKIFFEVRKQNFLEALDSHNHPKALNILMKDLKVFAPENEALFKEMTQLLTLDDIREHQSLSMYGDAKSARKIMMLELQRVIEANPLLRDKLKFPSIKSHRLRRLINQSLNWQHIHCTNPQPDPNISTLFENHVCQPQDSHLFSQPIETNSLPSQAPALPASASPVNWNPSPSSVNYSAVSNGPFSLVSPVNPDPTKDDLEDSEIVSEKKPSGFMDRVKSPVNSPGSSHSSLFNIPVDLPNTVVQTLNEGSSPVCMDFHPVEHTLLLVGTNIGDIGLWDVNSREKLLSRNFKVWHIGACSMLFKTALVKDPFVSVNCVTWSSDGVLFGVAYSKHMLQLYSYHGGINIQQKLEIDAHIGGVNDLAFSKPDGKKLLVITCGDDKTIKVWDVVNGANMYTFEGHDTPVYSICPHTKERISFIFSTSVDGKIKAWLYDNLGARINYDAPGLGCTTMAYSANDQRLFSCGTTKDGQSFLVEWDESEGSIKRTYQGLRNDSLSVVRFDTAKDRYLAAGDDHVIKIWDMDKVELLTTIDADGGLPANPRIRFNKQGSFLACIANENRIKILATDSGHQLMHTADFSLVGSGDLSDTLRKLAINPISPVASAGVTDAGVPIIEVQKNLKNVKLEISGESSHQTKIWKPLITRPSQFQSLQLPSHVKENMISKLIYTNAGNAILALASNATHLFWKWPKTDLHLSGKATCKVVPQLWQPRNCSRFMVNDATGSNPQEVVSCFALSKNDSYLISASGGIISLFNMLTFKTMMTIMPPSPAATCLAFFPQDNNIVAIGMDDFSILIYNVRFSEVKSKLEGHHKRISGLAFSNALDIMVSSGADGQIIVWNVDGWEKQKCRFLQFPAPVALTDTYVQFHQDQINFLAFNKSHLAIYEAKKLECLKQWVAVGSSCISQATFSCDSQMVYASFVDGTVSIFDASNLGLHCRILPSAYLPPTTSIEVYPHAIAANPEKPTQFAVGLTDGGVHVFEPQEPGDNWAVVPLPPDENEPSKVD; encoded by the exons atgttgaaaattttgggATTAATGTTTCGTTTTAGTTTAGAAGATATGAATCTTAAACCAGCTGATGATGCATATG GTTTTGGGGGTGAGAAGACTGCCAAACAGATGCCTTCTCTTACCCAAGagcttgtttttttaattttacagttCTTTGACGAGGAAGGTTATAAAGAAAGTGCTTGCAT GCTTGCACGTGAAAGTGGATATTACTTTGACTTGAAGTTTTTTGAGGACCTCGTACTTGATGGGAAATGGGAAGAGGTTGAGAGGTATCTTTCTAGTTTTACAAAGGTTGATGACAATAGGTACTCAACCAAGATCTTTTTTGAGGTCAGGAAGCAGAATTTCCTTGAGGCATTGGACAg TCATAATCATCCAAAGGCATTAAATATTcttatgaaggatttaaaagtTTTTGCTCCTGAGAATGAAGCGCTGTTCAAAGAAATGACTCAGCTCTTGACATTAGATGATATAAG AGAACATCAGTCTCTCTCAATGTATGGAGATGCGAAGTCTGCAAGGAAAATTATGATGTTGGAACTACAGAGGGTAATTGAGGCGAATCCTCTTCTGCGTGACAAATTGAAATTTCCTAGCATCAAAAGTCATAGGCTACGACGTCTCATCAACCAAAG CCTAAATTGGCAGCATATACATTGTACAAATCCTCAGCCAGATCCTAACATAAGCACCCTTTTTGAGAATCATGTTTGTCAACCGCAAGACTCTCATTTGTTTTCCCAGCCAATTGAAACAAATTCTCTG CCTTCTCAAGCACCAGCATTGCCAGCTTCAGCTTCCCCAGTTAATTGGAATCCTAGTCCGTCGTCAGTAAATTATTCTGCAGTTTCTAATGGGCCATTCTCTCTTGTTAGTCCAGTAAATCCAG ACCCAACTAAGGATGACTTGGAGGATTCTGAGATTGTCTCTGAGAAAAAACCCTCTGGGTTCATGGACAGG GTAAAATCACCTGTCAACTCTCCTGGTTCAAGTCACAGCAGCCTTTTCAACATTCCCGTTGATTTGCCCAACACAGTTGTGCAAACATTAAATGAGGGGTCATCTCCTGTGTGCATGGATTTTCATCCTGTTGAGCATACTTTACTTCTAG TTGGAACCAATATAGGGGACATAGGACTGTGGGATGTTAATTCTCGAGAAAAGTTGCTGTCAAGAAATTTTAAGGTTTGGCATATTGGAGCATGCTCAATGTTATTCAAG ACGGCTCTAGTTAAAGATCCATTTGTGTCTGTTAATTGTGTTACTTGGAGCTCTGATGGGGTTTTGTTTG GGGTTGCATATTCAAAACATATGCTCCAGTTATATTCCTACCATGGTGGCATTAACATTCAGCAGAAATTGGAG ATTGATGCACACATTGGAGGTGTAAATGACCTAGCATTCTCCAAACCTGATGGAAAAAAACTTTTGGTCATAACGTGTGGGGATGACAAGACaattaag GTGTGGGATGTGGTGAATGGAGCCAACATGTATACCTTTGAAGGCCATGATACTCCTGTTTATTCTATTTGCCCTCATACCAAAGAACGTATTTCA TTTATATTCTCAACATCAGTGGATGGCAAGATAAAAGCATGGTTATATGACAATTTAGGAGCTAGAATTAATTATGATGCTCCTGGTCTTGGATGCACCACAATGGCTTATAGTGCTAATGATCAAAG GCTTTTTTCTTGTGGAACTACTAAGGATGGACAATCATTCCTTGTTGAATGGGATGAAAGTGAAGGTTCTATAAAAAGAACATATCAAGGGCTCCGAAATGACTCTTTGTCTGTAGTGCGGTTTGATACGGCCAAGGACCGATATTTGGCTGCTGGAGATGATCATGTGATCAAAATATGGGATATGGACAAGGTTGAGCTCTTAACAACCATTGATGCAGATGGAGGATTACCT GCAAACCCACGCATTCGATTCAACAAGCAAGGATCATTTTTGGCTTGTATTGCAAATGAAAACAGAATAAAGATCTTGGCAACTGATAGCGGCCATCAGTTGATGCATACAGCTGACTTTAGTTTGGTTGGTTCTGGTGATTTATCTGATACTTTGAGGAAG CTAGCAATTAATCCTATTTCACCTGTGGCTAGTGCTGGTGTCACAGATGCTGGTGTTccaatt ATTGAGGTCCAAAAGAACTTGAAGAATGTGAAACTTGAAATTTCGGGAGAATCCAGCCATCAAACTAAGATTTGGAAGCCCTTAATTACTAGACCTTCTCAGTTCCAGTCACTGCAGCTCCCTTCTCATGTGAAAGAGAACATG ATATCAAAGCTGATCTACACCAATGCAGGTAATGCCATTTTGGCATTAGCATCAAATGCCACTCATCTATTTTGGAAATGGCCAAAGACTGACCTGCACTTAAGCGGCAAG GCCACTTGCAAGGTTGTTCCTCAATTATGGCAACCAAGGAACTGTTCACGATTTATGGTTAATGACGCTACAGGAAGCAATCCTCAAGAGGTTGTGTCCTGTTTTGCTTTGTCCAAGAATGATTCATATCTCATATCAGCGTCAGGAggaataatttccctttttaacaTGCTGACATTTAAG ACAATGATGACTATTATGCCTCCATCACCTGCAGCAACATGTCTGGCTTTTTTCCCTCAAGATAACAATATAGTTGCTATTGGCATGGATGATTTCTCAATTTTGATATACAATGTCCGTTTCAGTGAG GTTAAAAGCAAGCTTGAGGGGCACCATAAAAGAATCAGTGGCCTTGCCTTCTCTAATGCTCTGGATATAATGGTTTCTTCTGGAGCAGATGGTCAG ATTATTGTGTGGAATGTTGATGGTTGGGAAAAGCAGAAATGCAGATTCTTGCAGTTTCCTGCTCCAGTAGCATTGACGGACACTTATGTCCAGTTTCATCAGGACCAGATAAACTTCCTTGCTTTTAATAAGTCTCATCTGGCAATATATGAAGCCAAGAAATTGGAATGTCTGAAGCAG TGGGTAGCAGTAGGTTCATCATGTATTTCCCAAGCAACATTCTCATGTG aTAGCCAGATGGTATATGCAAGCTTTGTGGATGGAACTGTGTCCATATTTGATGCTTCGAATCTTGGATTACATTGTCGCATTTTACCCTCTGCTTACCTTCCTCCCACTACCAG TATTGAAGTGTACCCACATGCTATAGCTGCAAATCCAGAGAAACCAACTCAGTTTGCAGTGGGACTAACAGATGGTGGAGTTCATGTGTTTGAACCTCAGGAACCTGGTGATAATTGGGCTGTGGTGCCACTGCCACCAGATGAAAATGAGCCATCAAAAGTTGATTGA
- the LOC123195144 gene encoding topless-related protein 1-like isoform X2 has protein sequence MLKILGLMFRFSLEDMNLKPADDAYGFGGEKTAKQMPSLTQELVFLILQFFDEEGYKESACMLARESGYYFDLKFFEDLVLDGKWEEVERYLSSFTKVDDNRYSTKIFFEVRKQNFLEALDSHNHPKALNILMKDLKVFAPENEALFKEMTQLLTLDDIREHQSLSMYGDAKSARKIMMLELQRVIEANPLLRDKLKFPSIKSHRLRRLINQSLNWQHIHCTNPQPDPNISTLFENHVCQPQDSHLFSQPIETNSLPSQAPALPASASPVNWNPSPSSVNYSAVSNGPFSLVSPVNPDPTKDDLEDSEIVSEKKPSGFMDRVKSPVNSPGSSHSSLFNIPVDLPNTVVQTLNEGSSPVCMDFHPVEHTLLLVGTNIGDIGLWDVNSREKLLSRNFKVWHIGACSMLFKTALVKDPFVSVNCVTWSSDGVLFGVAYSKHMLQLYSYHGGINIQQKLEIDAHIGGVNDLAFSKPDGKKLLVITCGDDKTIKVWDVVNGANMYTFEGHDTPVYSICPHTKERISFIFSTSVDGKIKAWLYDNLGARINYDAPGLGCTTMAYSANDQRLFSCGTTKDGQSFLVEWDESEGSIKRTYQGLRNDSLSVVRFDTAKDRYLAAGDDHVIKIWDMDKVELLTTIDADGGLPANPRIRFNKQGSFLACIANENRIKILATDSGHQLMHTADFSLVGSGDLSDTLRKIEVQKNLKNVKLEISGESSHQTKIWKPLITRPSQFQSLQLPSHVKENMISKLIYTNAGNAILALASNATHLFWKWPKTDLHLSGKATCKVVPQLWQPRNCSRFMVNDATGSNPQEVVSCFALSKNDSYLISASGGIISLFNMLTFKTMMTIMPPSPAATCLAFFPQDNNIVAIGMDDFSILIYNVRFSEVKSKLEGHHKRISGLAFSNALDIMVSSGADGQIIVWNVDGWEKQKCRFLQFPAPVALTDTYVQFHQDQINFLAFNKSHLAIYEAKKLECLKQWVAVGSSCISQATFSCDSQMVYASFVDGTVSIFDASNLGLHCRILPSAYLPPTTSIEVYPHAIAANPEKPTQFAVGLTDGGVHVFEPQEPGDNWAVVPLPPDENEPSKVD, from the exons atgttgaaaattttgggATTAATGTTTCGTTTTAGTTTAGAAGATATGAATCTTAAACCAGCTGATGATGCATATG GTTTTGGGGGTGAGAAGACTGCCAAACAGATGCCTTCTCTTACCCAAGagcttgtttttttaattttacagttCTTTGACGAGGAAGGTTATAAAGAAAGTGCTTGCAT GCTTGCACGTGAAAGTGGATATTACTTTGACTTGAAGTTTTTTGAGGACCTCGTACTTGATGGGAAATGGGAAGAGGTTGAGAGGTATCTTTCTAGTTTTACAAAGGTTGATGACAATAGGTACTCAACCAAGATCTTTTTTGAGGTCAGGAAGCAGAATTTCCTTGAGGCATTGGACAg TCATAATCATCCAAAGGCATTAAATATTcttatgaaggatttaaaagtTTTTGCTCCTGAGAATGAAGCGCTGTTCAAAGAAATGACTCAGCTCTTGACATTAGATGATATAAG AGAACATCAGTCTCTCTCAATGTATGGAGATGCGAAGTCTGCAAGGAAAATTATGATGTTGGAACTACAGAGGGTAATTGAGGCGAATCCTCTTCTGCGTGACAAATTGAAATTTCCTAGCATCAAAAGTCATAGGCTACGACGTCTCATCAACCAAAG CCTAAATTGGCAGCATATACATTGTACAAATCCTCAGCCAGATCCTAACATAAGCACCCTTTTTGAGAATCATGTTTGTCAACCGCAAGACTCTCATTTGTTTTCCCAGCCAATTGAAACAAATTCTCTG CCTTCTCAAGCACCAGCATTGCCAGCTTCAGCTTCCCCAGTTAATTGGAATCCTAGTCCGTCGTCAGTAAATTATTCTGCAGTTTCTAATGGGCCATTCTCTCTTGTTAGTCCAGTAAATCCAG ACCCAACTAAGGATGACTTGGAGGATTCTGAGATTGTCTCTGAGAAAAAACCCTCTGGGTTCATGGACAGG GTAAAATCACCTGTCAACTCTCCTGGTTCAAGTCACAGCAGCCTTTTCAACATTCCCGTTGATTTGCCCAACACAGTTGTGCAAACATTAAATGAGGGGTCATCTCCTGTGTGCATGGATTTTCATCCTGTTGAGCATACTTTACTTCTAG TTGGAACCAATATAGGGGACATAGGACTGTGGGATGTTAATTCTCGAGAAAAGTTGCTGTCAAGAAATTTTAAGGTTTGGCATATTGGAGCATGCTCAATGTTATTCAAG ACGGCTCTAGTTAAAGATCCATTTGTGTCTGTTAATTGTGTTACTTGGAGCTCTGATGGGGTTTTGTTTG GGGTTGCATATTCAAAACATATGCTCCAGTTATATTCCTACCATGGTGGCATTAACATTCAGCAGAAATTGGAG ATTGATGCACACATTGGAGGTGTAAATGACCTAGCATTCTCCAAACCTGATGGAAAAAAACTTTTGGTCATAACGTGTGGGGATGACAAGACaattaag GTGTGGGATGTGGTGAATGGAGCCAACATGTATACCTTTGAAGGCCATGATACTCCTGTTTATTCTATTTGCCCTCATACCAAAGAACGTATTTCA TTTATATTCTCAACATCAGTGGATGGCAAGATAAAAGCATGGTTATATGACAATTTAGGAGCTAGAATTAATTATGATGCTCCTGGTCTTGGATGCACCACAATGGCTTATAGTGCTAATGATCAAAG GCTTTTTTCTTGTGGAACTACTAAGGATGGACAATCATTCCTTGTTGAATGGGATGAAAGTGAAGGTTCTATAAAAAGAACATATCAAGGGCTCCGAAATGACTCTTTGTCTGTAGTGCGGTTTGATACGGCCAAGGACCGATATTTGGCTGCTGGAGATGATCATGTGATCAAAATATGGGATATGGACAAGGTTGAGCTCTTAACAACCATTGATGCAGATGGAGGATTACCT GCAAACCCACGCATTCGATTCAACAAGCAAGGATCATTTTTGGCTTGTATTGCAAATGAAAACAGAATAAAGATCTTGGCAACTGATAGCGGCCATCAGTTGATGCATACAGCTGACTTTAGTTTGGTTGGTTCTGGTGATTTATCTGATACTTTGAGGAAG ATTGAGGTCCAAAAGAACTTGAAGAATGTGAAACTTGAAATTTCGGGAGAATCCAGCCATCAAACTAAGATTTGGAAGCCCTTAATTACTAGACCTTCTCAGTTCCAGTCACTGCAGCTCCCTTCTCATGTGAAAGAGAACATG ATATCAAAGCTGATCTACACCAATGCAGGTAATGCCATTTTGGCATTAGCATCAAATGCCACTCATCTATTTTGGAAATGGCCAAAGACTGACCTGCACTTAAGCGGCAAG GCCACTTGCAAGGTTGTTCCTCAATTATGGCAACCAAGGAACTGTTCACGATTTATGGTTAATGACGCTACAGGAAGCAATCCTCAAGAGGTTGTGTCCTGTTTTGCTTTGTCCAAGAATGATTCATATCTCATATCAGCGTCAGGAggaataatttccctttttaacaTGCTGACATTTAAG ACAATGATGACTATTATGCCTCCATCACCTGCAGCAACATGTCTGGCTTTTTTCCCTCAAGATAACAATATAGTTGCTATTGGCATGGATGATTTCTCAATTTTGATATACAATGTCCGTTTCAGTGAG GTTAAAAGCAAGCTTGAGGGGCACCATAAAAGAATCAGTGGCCTTGCCTTCTCTAATGCTCTGGATATAATGGTTTCTTCTGGAGCAGATGGTCAG ATTATTGTGTGGAATGTTGATGGTTGGGAAAAGCAGAAATGCAGATTCTTGCAGTTTCCTGCTCCAGTAGCATTGACGGACACTTATGTCCAGTTTCATCAGGACCAGATAAACTTCCTTGCTTTTAATAAGTCTCATCTGGCAATATATGAAGCCAAGAAATTGGAATGTCTGAAGCAG TGGGTAGCAGTAGGTTCATCATGTATTTCCCAAGCAACATTCTCATGTG aTAGCCAGATGGTATATGCAAGCTTTGTGGATGGAACTGTGTCCATATTTGATGCTTCGAATCTTGGATTACATTGTCGCATTTTACCCTCTGCTTACCTTCCTCCCACTACCAG TATTGAAGTGTACCCACATGCTATAGCTGCAAATCCAGAGAAACCAACTCAGTTTGCAGTGGGACTAACAGATGGTGGAGTTCATGTGTTTGAACCTCAGGAACCTGGTGATAATTGGGCTGTGGTGCCACTGCCACCAGATGAAAATGAGCCATCAAAAGTTGATTGA